The genome window TTCTTGCGTGAGCAGCCCAATCggagttaattaaaacttaatggAAATATTGAtgaaattcataaaaaaaaaaaaaaattgcaggaTATTATCTTCCTGCCATTGAAGCAGGGTGCAattagcaatttaatattagtaaaaaatgtctccatttttataattatactaATAATATAGTGCAGACATTTcctgtatattaaataaactagatacaaaattaattttggtaaaaaattgaatgtgcttgttataataaaaaaaatcgtaaattttGGAATGAAACAAAatacgtaaataataaagGTATTTATAACTTACGTGGTTGGAGATTTGGAGTATCTTTCTTTTCAGCTGGTGAATTACAATTAAGCTTAAGTTGATCTATCTCTCCTATCAACtgtaaaataatcgtaaacttttaaatctttttcaaatcacacttaattttacataaatgctattaaataaaaagttcataCTCTTTCCACTTCTTCTtgaagttttttattttcatctcgTTTTACATCTAACTGAGTATTAAGAGTATCCTTGTCTAATCTCAATGTTTCTAATGTTGCAGTTTTTGTGGCATCTAGTTTGCTTAAAGAGTCTAGTTCACTTTTGCACATTGTCATTGACTCCTCAAGCtcctcatttttctttttgaaatcCGCTTGCTGCTCCAAACGGACATGTAAGGAAGCTATTTCATCTTCAGAATGTTTAAACCTTTTTTCCAAGGTGTCACGCAATGTTACACACTGATCCCTTTCTTCagcactaaaaaaaaaattaaattttttgttagattacaataaaaaaaatgtattaaacattttatatattataagtaaTAATCCAAAAGCAAATTTAGCAATAGTAATGCTACAAGCATGCAAATAGGCCAAaacatttagaaaaaaaaaagaaattacatatatgtatgttgcCTCACAAATTATACaacaataataaatcaaaaagataaaaaactTAATGTTTCTGCAACAGTCTGACATCAATATTTCAAGCAGTTATCATCATAAACATTTATGGTACAGTGACATAACTCTTTGTAACCACAATGACTGTAATTATATACCCTAACAACTGTCATTTATCACAGAAACATTGTCTGACAAAATTTGGAgtgtgcaataaaattttgctcaATGTAGAGCTAAGTTGAGACATTGTAGGCCTACCTTATTTTCACCTGCTCGTTCAGTTCCTCAATCTGCCTGATGAGATCCAGATTTTCAGAGGACAGAGTCCACCAGCTGCAAACGAGCATTAGGCACACCAGGATGAGTCCGCCGACCAAGAGAGGTGGGCATCTGCCTCCGCCGAATCTCATACCATCGATCCCCATCACTCTTGCTTTTCCGTCAATTGTGCCGGGCTTCGTTTAATAGAACACACGCCACGTTATCGCCGAGCTGAGTTGTCCGTGCACATGCAAACAATCTATGTGTCACGCGTGCTCTTTGTGAAACGTGAGCCGCGCGTAACCTCACTCTGCGGAGTGCGATTCTCTCTGTACACAACGAGAATGTAAATGCCAGCCACGCTGATGCCGTCGATAACGCGTTACGATTTATCTATCCTAGGACGGCATTTCCGTAAAAGCTATTTAAAACATTAGGCACTTTTTAATCTATAGGCGTGCTTCAATACACTGCACGCCGGCACGATCAGGGTACGACCAGATATGACCAGATAACACGTTTCCCTGAGCCCTTTATCtacatacagggtgtttcAAAATCGGCGCGTTATAAGCGTACGCAAAAATTTTCTGAGTCTTTTCTGGATTATGTCTTCTCTACGGGTACTCGGCTGTATAATACCGCCGATAACCTTGACGAAAATTGCACATGTAAATGGCGCGActgtaaaaattgaaaaggcAAACTTGCGAAACCGACGGTACTgtcaaaacaattaaaagcCTGCTTCGCAGATGAATGAATTACGTGAGAGAAACGGAATATCTTGAATAACGAAAATAACGCTTGAAAAATCGTTTACAAGCCCGGACGCCATACCTCACGACTCTGGAAGTGAATTTCGCCGTGAATTTGGTTATCGATTTTGCGAGAGTACTTTCGATCGATTGGTACTTGACTTCGCTTCCATAACAATCTGACGGGTAGAAAAAACTTCGTGTAGCGCATTTTCTTTCAC of Cardiocondyla obscurior isolate alpha-2009 linkage group LG15, Cobs3.1, whole genome shotgun sequence contains these proteins:
- the LOC139108409 gene encoding hyaluronan mediated motility receptor isoform X3: MGIDGMRFGGGRCPPLLVGGLILVCLMLVCSWWTLSSENLDLIRQIEELNEQVKISAEERDQCVTLRDTLEKRFKHSEDEIASLHVRLEQQADFKKKNEELEESMTMCKSELDSLSKLDATKTATLETLRLDKDTLNTQLDVKRDENKKLQEEVERLIGEIDQLKLNCNSPAEKKDTPNLQPLETESKQTNGTSNNVVEQNIPIASDLEDPENRARDNNGDDIQSTEETMLLPDNYDEEDKMQDTTKKSRDKIM
- the LOC139108409 gene encoding uncharacterized protein isoform X1, whose translation is MGIDGMRFGGGRCPPLLVGGLILVCLMLVCSWWTLSSENLDLIRQIEELNEQVKISAEERDQCVTLRDTLEKRFKHSEDEIASLHVRLEQQADFKKKNEELEESMTMCKSELDSLSKLDATKTATLETLRLDKDTLNTQLDVKRDENKKLQEEVERLIGEIDQLKLNCNSPAEKKDTPNLQPPSTVVINKSQLHPVPESAVKISVAGLRGTKFYGIPILPTNPPGAERQTPRFSVTMLKKVETESKQTNGTSNNVVEQNIPIASDLEDPENRARDNNGDDIQSTEETMLLPDNYDEEDKMQDTTKKSRDKIM
- the LOC139108409 gene encoding uncharacterized protein isoform X2; amino-acid sequence: MGIDGMRFGGGRCPPLLVGGLILVCLMLVCSWWTLSSENLDLIRQIEELNEQVKISAEERDQCVTLRDTLEKRFKHSEDEIASLHVRLEQQADFKKKNEELEESMTMCKSELDSLSKLDATKTATLETLRLDKDTLNTQLDVKRDENKKLQEEVERLIGEIDQLKLNCNSPAEKKDTPNLQPPSTVVINKSQLHPVPESAVKISVAGLRVETESKQTNGTSNNVVEQNIPIASDLEDPENRARDNNGDDIQSTEETMLLPDNYDEEDKMQDTTKKSRDKIM